Genomic segment of Verrucomicrobium sp.:
GGGACTTCATCCACATCATCGACCTGGCCGCCGCCCACATCCTGGCCCTCAAGCAGGAGAAGAGCGGCTCCTACAACCTGGGCACGGGGGAGGGCTACTCCGTCCAGCAGGTCGTCGACGTTTCCCGCAAGGTCACCGGCCATCCGATTCCCATCGTGGTGCGGGAGGGCCGCCCGGGGGATCCGCCCCGCCTGGTCGCCAACGCGCACAAGGCGAACAAGGAGCTGGGCTGGAAGCCGAAGTTCACCCGCCTGCAGCCGATCATCGAGAGCGCGTGGAAGTGGCACCTGGCGCACCCGAACGGGTACCAGGACTAAGGATTCAAAAAAAGAGCCGCCTGAAGAGGCGGCTTTTTTTGTGCCCGGATTGGGGCTAGGCCGCCAGGTTCTCCGCCGCGCGGACGGTGTTGGAAAGGAGCATGGCGATGGTCATGGGGCCGACGCCGCCGGGATTGGGCGTGATTTTCCCCGCCACCTGGCGGACTTCCTCGAAGGCGACGTCGCCCACCAGTCGGTAGCCCCGCTTGTCGGCGGCGTCCTCCACGCGGTTGACGCCCACGTCGATGACGACGGCGCCGGGCTTCACCATGGAGGCCTTCACGAATTCGGCCTGGCCCATGGCGGCGATGAGGATGTCGGCGCGGCGGCAGGTTTCCGCCACGTTCTTGCTGCGGGAGTGGACGACCGTCACCGTGGCGTCGGCGTGGGGGGCTTTCTGGAGGAGGATGGCGGCCATCGGCTTGCCCACGATGTTGCCGCGGCCCAGGACGACGACTTCCGCGCCCGCCGTCGGCACGCCGCTGCGGATGAGCAGCTCGTGGATGCCCGCCGGGGTGCAGGAGCGGAAGCCCGCCGTGTCGCCCAGCAGGAGCTTGCCCACGTTGACCGGGTGGAAGCCGTCGACGTCCTTGCGCGGGTCGACGGCGGCGAAGACGGCCGTCTCGGAAATATGCTTCGGCAGGGGGGCCTGGACCAGGATGCCGTGGACCTTCGGGTCGCCGTTGAGGCGGGCGAGGAGGGCGAGGAGCTCGGCCTCCGTGGTGGTTTCCGGCAGGACGACGGTCTGGGAGGCGATGCCCAGCTCGTCGGCCTTCTTGTGCTTCATCCGGACGTAGGCCTGGGAGGCGGGGTCTTCCCCCACGCGGATGAAGGTGATGCCCGGCTGGATGCCCCGGGCGGCCAGGGCGGAGGCGCGGGCGCGGGTTTCCTCGTGGATCGCCTCGGCGATTTTCTTTCCGTCGATCAGGTCTGCGGGCATGCCCCCCACTTAAGCGTCCTTTAGGAGCGCGTCCAGCCCTTCGCGGAACGTCGGGTGGCGGGGCGCCCAGCCCGCGGCGCGGAGCCTGGCGTTGGAGACCCGCTTGTTCGTCAGGCCGCGCTTGCGGCCCGGATTGGGCGGGACGTGGGGGGGCATCGGTTTTCCCAGCCGGTGGGCCAGCCAGCCGTAGTAGTCCAGGTAGGTGACGGGCGCGTCGTCGGCGGCGTTGTAGACGCCGCCGGGCAGGGGAAGGGCGAGGGCGGCCGCCAGGTCGTCCCGGTGGATCTGGTTGATCCAGCGGGTGCCGTCGCCCTCGATCGCGGCGGTTCCCGCGCGGAATTTTTCGAGGAGGGCGCCCCGGCCCGGGCCGTAGATGCCCGCCGCGCGGAGGATGACGGCGCCGGGTCGCCGCAGCGCCTCGGCTTCCGCTTCCAGGAGGATTTGGGAAGTCGCGGCGGCGGGAGCGGCGGGGGAATCCTCCGCCACCCACGCGCCGTCGTTCTGGCCGTAGACGGAGGTGGAGGAAACCATGACGGGCCGCGCGTGGGGCAGGTGGGCCAGCGCCCGGCGCATCCCTTCCAGGTAGACGCGGCGGTAGGCCTCCGGACCGCCGCCGCGCGTGGCGGCGCAGTGGACGACGGCGGCGAAGTCGGCGGGCAGGCCGCGCCAGGCTTCGGGATCGGCCAGGTCGCCGGTCCAGGCGGCGATGCCCGCCTCCTCCAGGGCGCGGGCGCTTTCCGGCCGGTGGACCCAGCCGGTCACGGCCTCTCCCCGCTCTTTCAGGAGCCGGGCCAAGGCCAGGCCGACGTAGCCGCAGCCGAGGATGAGGGTTTTGGACACGCCGGGAAGTATGCTTGGAATGGGACGGTTTGCAGGCCATAAAACACCTCCCATGCTTTGGACCTCCCTCGGCGTTTTCCTGAGCGGCCTCGCCCTCGTTGCCTCCTTTCCGCCCTGGAATCAGGGTTGGCTCGTTTGGATTGCCCTCATTCCGGCGCTCCTGGCCGCCGGGCGGCTGCCCAAGCCGGGGTGCTTCACCTGGCGGGAGCTGGCGCCCGGCTACATTGTGGGGCTTCTCTATTTCGGCGGGGCGTTCTGGTGGATCGGGGAAGTGACCGTCGCCGGGACGGTGGCGCTGGTGCTGTACATCGCCCTCTATCCGGCGCTCTGGCTGGCGCTGGCGCGGCGGCTGTGGCGGCGGGAGCCGCCCTATACCTCGGCGGGCAATCTTTTGCTGGCGGCGGAGCTGGCTTCCTGGTGGATCGTCTGCGAATGGCTGCGCGGATGGCTCTTCGCGGGCTTTGGCTGGAACGACCTGGGCGTGGCCCTCTGGCGCAGCCTGCCTTTGGCGCAGGGGGCGCGGCTGGGCGGGGTGCTGCTCCTTTCCTGGCTGGTCGTCTTCGTCAACGTCGTCGGCGCGCTGACGCTGGTCCGCTTCTATCATGAAGTGGGGAAGCGGCAGAAGCTCTCCCCCCACGCCGACTTCGGCGTGGCGATGCTGGCGGTGGCCCTTCTTTTTTCCTACGGCGCGCGGCAGATCTGGCCGCCCGCCTCGGAGGCGAAGCAGGTCAAGACGCTCCGCTTCGCCCTCATCCAGCCGAACGTGCCCCAGGATGAGGTTCATCCCTTCCCGCCGCTGGAATCGCTGGAGCGGCACCTGGTGCTGACGGAGACGGCGGCGGCGCTGCGGCCGCAGCTGGTGGTCTGGCCGGAGACGCCGGTCGGCGTGGCCGCGCTGGTGGAGCCGGTCTACGCGCAGACGCTGGCCAATTTGGGGCGGCGGAGCGATTTCTCCCTCCTCCTGGGCTCGCTCGACCGGGTGGACGGGAAGTTTTTTAACGCCGCCTTCTTCTACCCGCCGCATGCCGCGGCCCCGGCGCAGCGCTATTACAAGCACTGGCTGGTCCCCTTCGGCGAATACGCGCCCTTGGCCGATTACCTGCCGGTGATGCGGAGGCTGGTCCCCTTCGACATCGATTTTTCCGCCGGGCCGGGGCCGGGCCTCTTCACGTTGCCGGACGGCACGACGGCGGCCCCGCTTATTTGCTATGAGGACACGCTCCCCGCTTACGTGCGGCGGGTGGGGCGGCTGGGGCCGGACCTTCTCATCAATATCACCAATGACGGGTGGTTCCGGGGCTCGCCCGGCGCGGCGCAGCATCTGGCCAACGCGGTTTTCCGCTCAATCGAGACGGGCCGCCCGCTCCTCCGCGCGGGGAATACGGGGATCAGCGCCCTGGTGGAGCCGACGGGGCGCGTCGCCTCGCGGCTGGAGGCGGACGGGCGGGAGGTGGAGATCTCCGGGATCCTGAGCGGGGAGGTAAGCTGGACGCCGCGTCCCGCGCCGACGCCCTACCTGCGCTGGGGCAACTGGATCCTGGCGCTGCCGCTAGCGTTCGCGGCCCGGCGCGTCCTGCGCCGGCGCTAAGCCGGGCTTGGAGGGGGAGGTCCCCTCCCAGGCCCGCTCCACGGCGCGGCCCAGGCCGGCGCCCGTAGGGCCGGGGCCTTTGGCGGAGACGGTGATGATCCGTTCCTCGAAGCGGAGCGGCTCGCCGTTGGCGGCCAGGCGGCCTTTCGTGTCGGGGCTCGATT
This window contains:
- a CDS encoding tetrahydrofolate dehydrogenase/cyclohydrolase catalytic domain-containing protein gives rise to the protein MPADLIDGKKIAEAIHEETRARASALAARGIQPGITFIRVGEDPASQAYVRMKHKKADELGIASQTVVLPETTTEAELLALLARLNGDPKVHGILVQAPLPKHISETAVFAAVDPRKDVDGFHPVNVGKLLLGDTAGFRSCTPAGIHELLIRSGVPTAGAEVVVLGRGNIVGKPMAAILLQKAPHADATVTVVHSRSKNVAETCRRADILIAAMGQAEFVKASMVKPGAVVIDVGVNRVEDAADKRGYRLVGDVAFEEVRQVAGKITPNPGGVGPMTIAMLLSNTVRAAENLAA
- a CDS encoding NAD-dependent epimerase/dehydratase family protein, with translation MSKTLILGCGYVGLALARLLKERGEAVTGWVHRPESARALEEAGIAAWTGDLADPEAWRGLPADFAAVVHCAATRGGGPEAYRRVYLEGMRRALAHLPHARPVMVSSTSVYGQNDGAWVAEDSPAAPAAATSQILLEAEAEALRRPGAVILRAAGIYGPGRGALLEKFRAGTAAIEGDGTRWINQIHRDDLAAALALPLPGGVYNAADDAPVTYLDYYGWLAHRLGKPMPPHVPPNPGRKRGLTNKRVSNARLRAAGWAPRHPTFREGLDALLKDA
- the lnt gene encoding apolipoprotein N-acyltransferase — encoded protein: MLWTSLGVFLSGLALVASFPPWNQGWLVWIALIPALLAAGRLPKPGCFTWRELAPGYIVGLLYFGGAFWWIGEVTVAGTVALVLYIALYPALWLALARRLWRREPPYTSAGNLLLAAELASWWIVCEWLRGWLFAGFGWNDLGVALWRSLPLAQGARLGGVLLLSWLVVFVNVVGALTLVRFYHEVGKRQKLSPHADFGVAMLAVALLFSYGARQIWPPASEAKQVKTLRFALIQPNVPQDEVHPFPPLESLERHLVLTETAAALRPQLVVWPETPVGVAALVEPVYAQTLANLGRRSDFSLLLGSLDRVDGKFFNAAFFYPPHAAAPAQRYYKHWLVPFGEYAPLADYLPVMRRLVPFDIDFSAGPGPGLFTLPDGTTAAPLICYEDTLPAYVRRVGRLGPDLLINITNDGWFRGSPGAAQHLANAVFRSIETGRPLLRAGNTGISALVEPTGRVASRLEADGREVEISGILSGEVSWTPRPAPTPYLRWGNWILALPLAFAARRVLRRR